The following DNA comes from Pseudomonas marginalis.
GAGCAACATCCGCCCGAACCTCGACCGCCCCAATGATGACCGTGAGGAAATCACCCAGGCGATGCAGGCGTTTACCGCCCGTCGCATCCAGCAACGCCTGGAAGCGACCATCGAGATTCCACCGCTGGCCGACACCGCCCAGAAGATCATCAAGCTGCGCGTCGACCCCAATGCCACCATCGACGACATCACCGGCGTGGTCGAAACCGACCCGGCACTGGCCGCCCAAGTGGTGAGCTGGGCCGCATCGCCGTACTACGCATCGCCGGGCAAGATCCGCTCGGTGGAAGACGCCATCGTGCGCGTGCTGGGTTTTGACCTGGTGATCAACCTCGCCTTGGGCCTGGCCCTGGGCAAGACCTTGAGCCTGCCCAAGGACCACCCGCACCAGGCCACACCGTACTGGCACCAGTCCATCTACACCGCCGCCGTGATCGAAGGCCTGACCCGCGCCATGCCCCGTGCTCAGCGCCCGGAAGCCGGCCTGACCTACCTCGCCGGCCTGCTGCACAACTTCGGCTACCTGTTGCTGGCCCATGTGTTCCCGCCGCACTTCTCGCTGATCTGCCGCCACCTGGAGGTCAACCCGCACCTGTGCCACAGCTATGTGGAGCAACACCTGCTGGGCATCAGCCGCGAGCAGATCGGCGCCTGGCTGATGCGCTACTGGGACATGCCGGACGAGCTGTCCACTGCCCTGCGCTTCCAGCACGACCCGACCTACGATGGGCAATACGCCGAATACCCGAACCTGGTGTGCCTGGCCGTGCGCCTGCTGCGCAGCCGGGGGATTGGGTCCGGGCCGGACGAGACCATCCCGGACGAACTGCTTGAGCGTTTGGGCTTGAGCCGTGACAAAGCGGATGAAGTCGTGGCCAAGGTGCTGGATGCCGAGGTGCTGCTGCGCGAATTGGCCTCGCAGTTCAGCCAGGCTTAACAGCAGCTGCAAGCTTCAAGTAGTCAGCTTCAAGCTTGCAGCTTGTGGCTCATCGCTTGGAGCTGCGCTTACGCCCCAAATACTTGGTCAACCCCTGGAACCAGATCACCAGCGCCGGGTTGCCCTTGATCTGGATCGACTTGTCCTGAATCCCCGTCATGAACGCCAGTTGCTTGTTCTTCGCCTGCATCGTGGCGAAGCCGTAGGCGGCATCCTTGAACGCGATGGCGAACGCCGGCGCCGGGTGAACGCCCGAGCGGCTGGTGATGCGTTGGTCTTTGACGATGAAGTGACGGGCAACCTTGCCGTCGAGGGTCTGCAACTGGAACGCGAGGTCTTTGTCACCCAGCTGTTGCTGGAAGGCAGGATTGGTGCGGCTGGCTTTGCCCATCATCAGGCCCAGCACCCACAGGAGAAGACGAAATTTCATGCACACGGCCTCGGTGTAATTATTGAGTGGCCGCAGCAGTTTAACCAATTGCAAAAAGAACGCTACCGATCTTGCGCATTAGCGGAAGATCGGCTGGCGTTTGACGCTTATAGCAGCATGTTACTTAAACGTTAGGGCAAGGCACCGGTGCCCAGTCGACCAGGTTAGGATCGCGGCAAGTGCCTTCGATCTGCGCTTTACCGGCGCTGGCGACCTTCTTGCTTTCATCCTGCTTGGTCTGGGCGGTCTGGAAGGTTTTCTCGGTGCTCACGGCTTCTGTTGGTACGGTTGGAAGCGGTGGCTTTTTCGGTGGCTTGGTGCCGGTACCTTTCTTCTTGCCCGGCGTCACAACGGGCGTTACATCGGCCTTGGCCACGGTGACCACGTCGGCACGCTGTACGCCGACCTGCTGCAGGTCTTTCTCGTAGGCCTGGGTGTAGTTGTTCAGGTCTTCGGCGGCTTTGCCGTTGACCGCCACGATCAGGTCATTGGATTCCTTCAGGCCCGAGACGATTTCCGCCAGGCGCTTGCGGCCTTCGGTGTCGTTGACGGTCTTGGCTTTGCGATCAGCCACCAACTTGGTGAATGCGCTCTGGTAGCACTGCTGGGACGCCCTGGCGTACGCGGTACTGCGGTCGATGTCGGAGGCGCTTTTGTTCACGTCAGCCGCATACGAGGCAATGCGCTGGTTGTCGTCGGCGATCTGCTTCTGACGCTCGGTGTAGTACCCCGCTGCGCCGCCGGCCAGGGCCCCGCCCGCTGCGCCGATGGCGGCGTTACGGCCACGTTTTTCCTTGTCGCCGGTCAGGGCGCCGAGCAGGGCACCGCCGGCCGCGCCGATGGCCGCACCGGTCACCACCGACTTGGTCATGTTCGAATCGGTGGCGCGCAAGTGCTGCACCGGCTCGTAGCAGTTGGGGTAGTACTCGACCTTGGTGCTCGACGCGACCTTGGAGGCCGGCGACGTGGCGCAGCCGGTCAGCACAGTGCTGAAACCGGCCGCGATCAGCAGCAAGTGACGCTTGGAAACCGCCTTACGGGAAAAAAGCATAGGTTGTGTTCTCTTCTAAGTTTGACTTGCCCAGTGCGGCCACTGCCGCCTGAGTCCCTTCCAAGCTCGCCATACAGCCAGCGATCAGCGCTGACCGCTCGCTGCGAGCAATTCCTTCAAGATCGTCGCCGGGTCGGCCCGCTGTTGCTTGCGGTAGTTGCCGACATGGCGAACGAACAGTGTTGCGCGCGTCACCAGGCTCTTGCCGAGCACGGGCTTGCGATCCAACTCTTCCTTGATCCGTTGAAACTGCGCCTGGATCACCGCATCGGTGTAACGCGTGCCGGTGGCCAGGTTGTCGATATAGATCGCCACCGCGCCATCGAGGGCGCTGCGTCCGTTCTCGATAGCCGTGGCAAACAGTGCCGCGCTGGCCTCTTCCTTGTTGTCCAGGGCCTGCTGGCGACTCTTCTGCAGGTTGGCCAGGCGGATGTTGTAGTTGCTGATGGTCTCGGCCACCAGCGCGGCCGACTGAATCAGGTTGCCCGCCGCTTCTTCGCGTTGCTGGGCGATCAGCGAGACATTGCGCTTGAGTTCTTCATTGACCAGCCCCAACTCGGCCTGCAGCTTGGGGTCGGCGCTGGCGGCGATGATGCTGTCCAGGCGCTTGGTCGGGTCCTGGGCGTCGTCGATGGCGTCGGTCAGCGAGGCCAGGCGGCCTTCTTTCTGCCACTGCGCAAACAACTCCTTGTAACGCGAGCGCGGCGCCGACAACGCCCCGATTGCCACGCGGAATCCCGTGGTCTCGTTGCTTTGCTCGGTGCCGTCGGCGGCGAACAGCGGGTATTCGCGGCGCATGCCGGTAAACAGCGTGCCCTCGCCTTCGAGGTAGTTGCCGCCCTTGACCACAAAGCCGCCGTAGGTGCCCTGGCGACGACCGGCGTGCACCAGCTGGAAGGACTCCTGGACCATTTCCGCGGCGTTGCCGATCACGTCGAACATGCCGATGGGGTTGGGCAGCTTGGTACCGATAGGCATCAAGCGTGCGGCCTGGCCAGTACCGCCGGCGACCTGGTTGAACACCGCGTAATCACCCAGCGGGCCATCGCTTTCACTGCCTTCGGTGCGGCGTGGAAACAGGCGCCCTTCCAAGTCCTGGCGACTCACAGCCTGGCCACCGCGTGCGGCGAACTCCCACTCCACTTCAGTGGGCAGGCGCACGAAACCCAGGCCGCCGTCTTCCGCCGACGACCCACGACCGCTCACCGGCAGCAAATCGCGGTGGTATTTCATCAGCCAGGCGCTGTACACCGCCGAGAAGCGCTCAGCCTCAAAGCGCGACAGCTTCACCTTGGGCAAACGCCCGGCCATGCCGGTGGGCGCATCGCACGCCGGTGCCGGTTCGCCACTGGCCAGGGATTGCGCCTGGGCCATCACCTGGGCGTACTGGCGGGCGGTCACTTCGTACTTGCCGATGAAGTACAGCATGGGCTTGAGCGGGGTCTTGGCGTCGGTCTTCGGCATCAACGGCGCGATGACTTTGCTCCAGTCTTTCGGCAAGTCCTTGAGGGTGAACTGGCCGTTGATAAAGTCGCGGCGGTAGCCGGAGATAAATGACTGCTGGTAACCCGCCTCGCCTTCGGCGAAGGGGTAGCCGAGACTGATCTCGCGGTCATCCAAGGTCCCTTGGGCCAGCACGTAGGCATAGCGGAACACCATAGTGCCTTCGCACGGCAGCGGCAGGCTGACGTCGTCGGGCAACGGCTTGGGGTTGTCGAGCTTGTCGCTCGCTTCATCGGCCATGGCCAGCGAGGCCAGGCTCAGCGCCACAACGGCGCCCAGTAACTTATACATCTCTGATTCCTTCAGAAGCCTGGATACGCGCCACTCGCCAACCACCACAGGCTGCCGCCACGGCGCTGACGCCAAGGACTGCAACCAGGGCCAGGCCATAGTGACGCGCCAGCAGGTGGCTGGCGTGTTCGCCCGGCACCTGCACGAATAACTTGTTCAACGCGGCCTCGGCCAGGCCATACAGCCCAACGCTGAGTAAAGCGGCAAACCCTGCGCTGTACAGCGCCTGCAGCACCACAAACAGCAACAGCGCGCCGGTGGAAAACCCCAACAGACGCAACACCGACAATTCCCGGCGCTTGCGTGCCACAGCGGCCAACGCCCCGGCGAAGATCGCCGCAAACGCGCCCGCCAAGGCCAGCCCGGCGATGATCCAGAAGACGATCGACAGGTTGCGGCTCAGCGACTGCACCTGGGCGATCGTCTGTGCCTGGGTCGATACCAACAGATTCTGCCCGGCGAAAAATACCCGCAGCGGCTCCACATCGGCCAGGCTGCGCGCATACAAGCGAAACGCCGGATACACCCGCTGCTCGCTCACACCCACCTCGTCACCGGCCCAACCCAACGCCGGTACCGCACGGCCATCGCGGTAATCTTCCGCCGCTTCCAGCAATCTCAAATCGGCAAACAACCCATCCCGGGCGAAGGCTTCCAGCGGCAGCACCCCCAGTACCTGCAAGCGCGTGCGCTGGGCTTCTACACGCCCCGCCACTTGCCGCGCAAAGCGGGTCTCCAGCCAATCCCCAGGCCGCGCCGCAAGCTTCTCGGCAGCGGTGTGGCTCAGCACGATCCGGTCCAGGCCCCTGGGCATCGGCAGGCCGTTCAGCAGCGGATCACCCGCAGCGGTCGGCAGCATTTCCAGGGTCAGCGTGCCCACCTGCGCCGTCGCCGCAATCTGCCGCGTGCGCGGTAAGGCGAACGCCACATCGCTGCGCTGGCCAAGCTGTTCGACAAATGCGCTGCTGAATCGACCACCGCCCAGCGGAATAATTTCACGGGTGGCCGGATCGGTCTCCAAACGTTCGGTCAAACTGCTAACCAGTCCAAATTTCAGGCCGAACAACACCAGCAACGGCGCAATCACCGCCACCAGCGCCAACACCGAACAGGCCGACAGCCAGGCATCGTTGCGGTAATCCTGAAAGGCCAGGGACGCCACCAAAGGGATGCGCATCAGCACGCCTCCCCAAGGGTCGCGGTGACGCCGCCATCGGTATCGCGACGGCAACTGATGCGCCGCACCTGCAAGCCACTGGCACGGGCCAAGGGTTCGTCATGGGTGGCGATCACACAGGCGGCGCGGTGCTCGCGGGCCTGGGCCAGCAGGGCCTGCATTACGCGCTCGGCATTCAGCGGGTCAAGGGACGCCGTCGGTTCATCGGCCAGCACCAGTTGCGGTGCATGGGCCAGGGCGCGGGCGCAGCTCACACGCTGGCGCTGGCCCACCGACAACGCAGCCGGCTTCTTGGCCAACTGGTCGCTGATCTCCAGCTGTTCCGCCAGGCGCGTCACGCTGCCATCGTCTTTCAACCCCAGCAGTTGCCGGGACAGCGCGATATTGCTGCGCACATCCAGAAAGCCCAGCAGCCCGCCGGTTTGCAGCACATAGCCCAAGTGCTGGCTGCGCAGCCCGGCCAGGGTGGATTGCTGATCGGCGCGCCACAGTCCACCAATGTCCTGCCGGTTGAATTCGAACCGGCCCACCTGATCCGGCGCCAGTACCAGCGCCAACAGATCCAGCAAGGTGCTCTTGCCGCACCCGCTCGGCCCGACAATTGCCAATTGCTCGCCGGCACGCAGGTGCAGCGCCGGGATCACCAGGCTGTAACGCTGGCTGCCGACACCCCGGCTTTTGTGCACCGCGCTCAAGTTCAGCATTACGGCAGTGTCGACAACGGCACGCGGTACAACGCATCACCCGGTTCGGCATCGCCGAAACGGACCCAGTTGGCCAGGTCATTGTGGAAGGTTTCGTAGAGGCGGATTTTCGAATCCAGCTCGTCGATAAAGTCTTCCTGCTCGGCCACGCTCAACGACAACCACAGGTCCTGGGTCATGTTCAGCGACTTGCTGCGGTACGGCAGGCCTTCCAGGTATTCGCCGAGAATGCCGCCGTCGGCCAGGTTGCCGCCCTTGCGCAGGGCTTGGGGGTCGCGGCTCATATAGGCCGAGGCGCTGGCGATTTCCTGGAAGAAATCCTTGGGCGAGGTCTGGGTCTTGCGCGCCGCATCGACGATCAGTTTCAGCGACTGTTGCAGGTCGTTGAGCTGCAATTTGGTCAGCATCACGCACACCTGGAACGCCGGCAGCGCGGGATTGGTCAGGTCGCGGTCGGCGGTCCAGGCACTGACCAGTTGCGGCGCCTGGCTGGCGTTCCGGCGACCGAGGAAGTCCATGTGCATGGCATAGCCGACCGCGGCAGATTTGTCCGCCAGGCTCGGCGCGGCACTCAGCAGCGGCACCGCTTGCGGCGTATTGCTGCGCACCTGGTGCACGAGGTTGGCGAACACGCTGCCGATCTCGTCGACACGCTCGCCCAGCTTGCGCACATCGCCACCCGGCACCGGCGTGTACAGGTCGCCGATCTGCGGGTTGGCGTCGGCGGTGAGGGTGCGGTATTGGCTCTCGGCGCCGGCGTGGGTTTTCTTGCCGGCGTCGGTGCGCAGGTGCAGCGCGTAGATCTTGATCTGCTTGCCCAGTGCGGCCTGGCGCACTTCGGCTTCGTTCATCTGGGTGGCGGCAAACGGGTCGTTCTTGCGCAGCGCGCCCGCATCGGTGACCAGCAGGATGATCCGACCGCCGTAGCCGGACCAGTCCATGCCGTCCACGGCCTGCATCACCCCGGCAAACGCGTCCTCGTTGAAGGAGTGGCTGGACACGGTGGACGCCTTGACCTGGCGCGCCATGTCGAGGAAGCGTTGCGGGTCGCGGCCCTGGTCGAGGCTGATCAGGGTCTTGGCCACGTATTCCAGGCCTGGGGTTTTCTTGATGCTGCTCCGGAAACCGACCATGCCGAAGCTGACACTGTCCAGCTCGCCACGCTCGGCGATACGGGTTTGCAGCTCGTGCACCACATCGCGGATCTGGTCGATGTAGGGCTGCATGGAAACCGTGGTGTCCACCACCAGCACCACGGCAGTGCGGAAGGCGTCGGCATTGGCGTTGATCACCGGGGTCGATGGCTTGGCCGTCGCGTTACTGCCTGGGTCGATGGAGGCGACGTTAAGCAACTGCACCGGCTGGCCGTTTTCGTCGAAGCTCTCCTTGGCGTCGAAGATCGGCAACAGGTAGAACTGGTTCTGCGGCACCGCGCTGGCGGCCGGCTCCAGGGCCAGGACCTGGCCGTTGTCGTCGCTGTTCTTCTGCGCCTTGGCCAGCACGCCTTTGGCGGCGGCTGGATCGGCGAGCAACTTTTCCACTTCGCCGGATTGGCGCAGGAACATCACCGGCGCCCGGCCGGAGCGTTCGGTGAACTTGAGCACGAGGCTTTGCTTCCAGTCGCTGACCTGGGCGGCCGGCAACCAGCCGTCGCTGCGGCCATCGGTGGCGGCACCGACGCGCACCCACGGGCTGCCGTCGACGTCTTTGCGCTGGTACACATAAAGCACGGAGAACGCCGGCAGGGCCTTGCCAGGCGCGCTGCCGGCGTCATCCGACAGCTTGGCGCCGGGCTTGCTGAGCACGCGCTGGAACAAAGTCTTCTTACCGGCCATCAACAACGGCCGTTGGCCGCCGTCCACTTCGGCGGACGCAGTGGGCGTTGCCGGGGGCACGTCGGCGACCGCCGCTGGAGGCTTGGCCTGAGGCACGACGGCAGCCGGCGGCTTGGCCGGCTCATCACTGCCGCTCAACCACCAGTAACTGCCGCCACCAATGGCCAATGCGACGGCCACCGCCACGGCGGCCAGTGCCAGCACCGGCCCACGACGCTGCTCGGACACGGCGTTATGCTGGGTCGGCGTCACCACCGGCTGGCGCACCGGTTGCGGCTGGGGTCTGTCGGTCGGGATGTCGATGGTGACCGGGGTCATGCCCGCCAGATCAAAACTCAGCGGGATCGGCAACGGCCGCACCAGCGTGGCCTCCGGCGACTCCGCAGGCAGGTTATCCAGCGCCTGCAGCAACGCCGCCGCATCCGGGAAACGCTCCGCCGGGTCCTTGGCCAACAGCTTGCGCAGCACGCCCTGATACCGCCCGTGGTGCACCGGCAATTCCGGCAAGGGTTCGGTCAGGTGCGCCAGCGCGGTGGACAGCGCGTCGTTGCCGTTGTACGGCAGCTTGCCGACGAGGATTTCATACAGCACCACGCCCAGCGCGTAGAGGTCGGCACGGCCATCGATCTCCTGGCCCCGCGCCTGCTCCGGGCTCATGTAGCTCGGCGTGCCCACGGCAAAGCCGGCCTGGGTGAATTGGGTGCGGTCGTCCAGGGACTTGGCAATGCCAAAGTCCGACAGCACCGCCGTGCCATCGGCGCGGAACAGGATGTTTGCCGGCTTGACGTCGCGGTGCACCAGCCCCTGGGCATGGGCATAGCCCAGCGCCGAGGCGATCTGGCGGATCAGCGTAATGCCCTGCTCCGGCGTCAGGCCGGCGGCGATGCGCTCCTTGAGCGTGCCGTTGGGCAGGTATTCCATGGCCATGTAGTACAGCTCACCGACATTGCCGATGTCATGGATGGTCACCGTGTGCGGGTGGGACAGCCGCGCCAGGGTCTTGCCCTCGCGCAGGAAACGTTCGCAGAAGCTCGGGTCGGCCGCCAGCGCCGCCGCCATCACCTTCAGCGCCACCTTGCGCTCCAGGGAGCGCTGGGTCGCCAGGTACACGCTGGCCATGGCGCCTTCGCCGATCTCGCCGTCGATGTCATAGCCCGGAATCACAATGTTCATGCCGATACCTTCACGACGATGGCGGTGATGTTGTCCGGCGCGCCACGGTTGAGCCCCAGGTGCACCAGGCTGCGCACGATTTCATCCGGCGCGTCGTGGCTGAGCACTTCGCGGATCTCATGGTCGTCGACGGTCTTGTTCAGGCCATCGCTGCACAGCAGGTAGCTGTCGCCGGGGGCGATCAGCAGGTCGACCACCGCCAGTTCCAGCTGGGCTTCCACGCCAATGGCGCGGGTGACGATGTTGGCGCGCGGGTGCACGCGGGCATCGGCTTCGCTGAGCAGGCCGCTGTCCTGCAGGTCCTGGACGTAGCTGTGGTCGCGGGAGATGCCTTCGAGCACGCCGTCGCGCAGGCGGTACAGGCGGCTGTCGCCGGCCCACAGGCACACACCGCGCAAACCGCGCGCGGCGAGCACCACCACCGTGCTGCCCATCATGGTCACGCCACGGTTGGCGGTTTCTTCACGCACGGCGGCGTTGATGCGGGTCAGGTCATTGCGCAGGGCTGCCGAGTACTCGTCGAGGGAACGGCCCATCGGCACGCTGCGCAGGCTGTCGACGATCAGGCTGCTGACATAATCCCCCGCCGCGTGCCCGCCCATGCCGTCGGCCACCACCCACAGGCGGTTTTCCGGCAGGTCCAGGCACGCGTCTTCGTTGACCTGGCGAACCATGCCCACATGGCTTTTGCTCGCGGATTTGTACGTCGACCCCATCTACACCACACCTTCTTGTCCGAGCAGAAACTGCGCAAAATCGCCGGCGGCAGGCAGGCCCTGACACCGCAATAAACCAGGGGAAATCGTCTGCGAACCACGCCCCCACCACAGGCTCGCACCGTCGCAGGCCTGTTCGGCGAGCGCGGTCATGCGCTGGTGCGGCACGCTGGCCGCCACGCGCTGCAGGCCGGCGAAACGGCTGTCCACCGCACGCGGCTCGGTCGCCGGTAAGCCCAGGTCATCGAGGCCAGCGTTGAAGCGTTCAAACGTGGCGCCGGCATCCAGGGTGCTGAGCAACAGCTCTTCGGCCTGCTCAAACCAGCTGTCCGGCCCGCCCACCAGGGACGCCGGGTTGATGTCGTGATCGAGCAAGGTGACCACCGCCAACGGGAAATAGCGCCCGACCCGGTCAATGCTCGGCATCACCACGCCCGCCGCCGCGTCCGGCCCGCACACGCCGGGCGCCAGCACAAAGCGCCATAGAGGGCTGACCAGGTACGCATTGAGCCAGTCGGCGCCGAGGCTGTTCTGGCTGGCGAGCAACCCCGCCGCCAGCCAGCTGTCCCACGGGCCGATAAAGCTCTGGGGCAAGGCACGGCTGACGAAGTCTCCGCGACTGGCCAGCTTGCCGTAGAAACCCAGCGTCGTCATAGCCGCTCCGGCAGGCTGAAGCCACTGAGCACACGGCTCTTGAACGGGTTGAAGGCGCTGTTGGCACGCAACTCGTAGGCGATGCTGGCACCGTCGACCCGCAGGCGCAGGTTGAAGCGGTCCGGCGAGTTGCCGGCGGTGAGGTCCGATTGCTCCAGCAGGCGGAACCAGGCCCACGGCCCGTCGAGGGTCACGCCCGAGCGACCACTGGCCGACGGCGGCATGATCGAGATACGCACCACGCCAATGCTGCCGGGGTTCGGCCATTGCATCGCCACCGGGCGGCTGGGGCCGTGGTCGTAGCTCAATTGCTGGCCGTCGAGGTCGAGCAGGAACTGGGTGATCGTCGGGTCCATCGACACCGGTTTGAGTTCAAAACGCACGATCGGTTGGGTGCCACCGGAGCGGAAAAAC
Coding sequences within:
- a CDS encoding ABC transporter ATP-binding protein, with protein sequence MLNLSAVHKSRGVGSQRYSLVIPALHLRAGEQLAIVGPSGCGKSTLLDLLALVLAPDQVGRFEFNRQDIGGLWRADQQSTLAGLRSQHLGYVLQTGGLLGFLDVRSNIALSRQLLGLKDDGSVTRLAEQLEISDQLAKKPAALSVGQRQRVSCARALAHAPQLVLADEPTASLDPLNAERVMQALLAQAREHRAACVIATHDEPLARASGLQVRRISCRRDTDGGVTATLGEAC
- a CDS encoding aminoacyl-tRNA deacylase and HDOD domain-containing protein, with the translated sequence MSEVAHATAPLTAPPVIRALLAKLAISYTEVTEHPGLNPAQKVQAVLLEDAVGALMVLFPQNQLLDLNRLTELTGRRLTAVSPDRVARMLGKHDLSLLPGLPALTSSPCLYEGSLLDEPSLLVHSGEAGLLLEIASDAFKTMLTKASAAQFGEPLSNIRPNLDRPNDDREEITQAMQAFTARRIQQRLEATIEIPPLADTAQKIIKLRVDPNATIDDITGVVETDPALAAQVVSWAASPYYASPGKIRSVEDAIVRVLGFDLVINLALGLALGKTLSLPKDHPHQATPYWHQSIYTAAVIEGLTRAMPRAQRPEAGLTYLAGLLHNFGYLLLAHVFPPHFSLICRHLEVNPHLCHSYVEQHLLGISREQIGAWLMRYWDMPDELSTALRFQHDPTYDGQYAEYPNLVCLAVRLLRSRGIGSGPDETIPDELLERLGLSRDKADEVVAKVLDAEVLLRELASQFSQA
- a CDS encoding PP2C family protein-serine/threonine phosphatase, whose translation is MGSTYKSASKSHVGMVRQVNEDACLDLPENRLWVVADGMGGHAAGDYVSSLIVDSLRSVPMGRSLDEYSAALRNDLTRINAAVREETANRGVTMMGSTVVVLAARGLRGVCLWAGDSRLYRLRDGVLEGISRDHSYVQDLQDSGLLSEADARVHPRANIVTRAIGVEAQLELAVVDLLIAPGDSYLLCSDGLNKTVDDHEIREVLSHDAPDEIVRSLVHLGLNRGAPDNITAIVVKVSA
- a CDS encoding helicase; the protein is MKFRLLLWVLGLMMGKASRTNPAFQQQLGDKDLAFQLQTLDGKVARHFIVKDQRITSRSGVHPAPAFAIAFKDAAYGFATMQAKNKQLAFMTGIQDKSIQIKGNPALVIWFQGLTKYLGRKRSSKR
- the tagQ gene encoding type VI secretion system-associated lipoprotein TagQ, coding for MLFSRKAVSKRHLLLIAAGFSTVLTGCATSPASKVASSTKVEYYPNCYEPVQHLRATDSNMTKSVVTGAAIGAAGGALLGALTGDKEKRGRNAAIGAAGGALAGGAAGYYTERQKQIADDNQRIASYAADVNKSASDIDRSTAYARASQQCYQSAFTKLVADRKAKTVNDTEGRKRLAEIVSGLKESNDLIVAVNGKAAEDLNNYTQAYEKDLQQVGVQRADVVTVAKADVTPVVTPGKKKGTGTKPPKKPPLPTVPTEAVSTEKTFQTAQTKQDESKKVASAGKAQIEGTCRDPNLVDWAPVPCPNV
- a CDS encoding FtsX-like permease family protein gives rise to the protein MRIPLVASLAFQDYRNDAWLSACSVLALVAVIAPLLVLFGLKFGLVSSLTERLETDPATREIIPLGGGRFSSAFVEQLGQRSDVAFALPRTRQIAATAQVGTLTLEMLPTAAGDPLLNGLPMPRGLDRIVLSHTAAEKLAARPGDWLETRFARQVAGRVEAQRTRLQVLGVLPLEAFARDGLFADLRLLEAAEDYRDGRAVPALGWAGDEVGVSEQRVYPAFRLYARSLADVEPLRVFFAGQNLLVSTQAQTIAQVQSLSRNLSIVFWIIAGLALAGAFAAIFAGALAAVARKRRELSVLRLLGFSTGALLLFVVLQALYSAGFAALLSVGLYGLAEAALNKLFVQVPGEHASHLLARHYGLALVAVLGVSAVAAACGGWRVARIQASEGIRDV
- a CDS encoding SUMF1/EgtB/PvdO family nonheme iron enzyme; protein product: MADEASDKLDNPKPLPDDVSLPLPCEGTMVFRYAYVLAQGTLDDREISLGYPFAEGEAGYQQSFISGYRRDFINGQFTLKDLPKDWSKVIAPLMPKTDAKTPLKPMLYFIGKYEVTARQYAQVMAQAQSLASGEPAPACDAPTGMAGRLPKVKLSRFEAERFSAVYSAWLMKYHRDLLPVSGRGSSAEDGGLGFVRLPTEVEWEFAARGGQAVSRQDLEGRLFPRRTEGSESDGPLGDYAVFNQVAGGTGQAARLMPIGTKLPNPIGMFDVIGNAAEMVQESFQLVHAGRRQGTYGGFVVKGGNYLEGEGTLFTGMRREYPLFAADGTEQSNETTGFRVAIGALSAPRSRYKELFAQWQKEGRLASLTDAIDDAQDPTKRLDSIIAASADPKLQAELGLVNEELKRNVSLIAQQREEAAGNLIQSAALVAETISNYNIRLANLQKSRQQALDNKEEASAALFATAIENGRSALDGAVAIYIDNLATGTRYTDAVIQAQFQRIKEELDRKPVLGKSLVTRATLFVRHVGNYRKQQRADPATILKELLAASGQR
- a CDS encoding serine/threonine-protein kinase gives rise to the protein MNIVIPGYDIDGEIGEGAMASVYLATQRSLERKVALKVMAAALAADPSFCERFLREGKTLARLSHPHTVTIHDIGNVGELYYMAMEYLPNGTLKERIAAGLTPEQGITLIRQIASALGYAHAQGLVHRDVKPANILFRADGTAVLSDFGIAKSLDDRTQFTQAGFAVGTPSYMSPEQARGQEIDGRADLYALGVVLYEILVGKLPYNGNDALSTALAHLTEPLPELPVHHGRYQGVLRKLLAKDPAERFPDAAALLQALDNLPAESPEATLVRPLPIPLSFDLAGMTPVTIDIPTDRPQPQPVRQPVVTPTQHNAVSEQRRGPVLALAAVAVAVALAIGGGSYWWLSGSDEPAKPPAAVVPQAKPPAAVADVPPATPTASAEVDGGQRPLLMAGKKTLFQRVLSKPGAKLSDDAGSAPGKALPAFSVLYVYQRKDVDGSPWVRVGAATDGRSDGWLPAAQVSDWKQSLVLKFTERSGRAPVMFLRQSGEVEKLLADPAAAKGVLAKAQKNSDDNGQVLALEPAASAVPQNQFYLLPIFDAKESFDENGQPVQLLNVASIDPGSNATAKPSTPVINANADAFRTAVVLVVDTTVSMQPYIDQIRDVVHELQTRIAERGELDSVSFGMVGFRSSIKKTPGLEYVAKTLISLDQGRDPQRFLDMARQVKASTVSSHSFNEDAFAGVMQAVDGMDWSGYGGRIILLVTDAGALRKNDPFAATQMNEAEVRQAALGKQIKIYALHLRTDAGKKTHAGAESQYRTLTADANPQIGDLYTPVPGGDVRKLGERVDEIGSVFANLVHQVRSNTPQAVPLLSAAPSLADKSAAVGYAMHMDFLGRRNASQAPQLVSAWTADRDLTNPALPAFQVCVMLTKLQLNDLQQSLKLIVDAARKTQTSPKDFFQEIASASAYMSRDPQALRKGGNLADGGILGEYLEGLPYRSKSLNMTQDLWLSLSVAEQEDFIDELDSKIRLYETFHNDLANWVRFGDAEPGDALYRVPLSTLP
- the tagF gene encoding type VI secretion system-associated protein TagF, yielding MTTLGFYGKLASRGDFVSRALPQSFIGPWDSWLAAGLLASQNSLGADWLNAYLVSPLWRFVLAPGVCGPDAAAGVVMPSIDRVGRYFPLAVVTLLDHDINPASLVGGPDSWFEQAEELLLSTLDAGATFERFNAGLDDLGLPATEPRAVDSRFAGLQRVAASVPHQRMTALAEQACDGASLWWGRGSQTISPGLLRCQGLPAAGDFAQFLLGQEGVV